The stretch of DNA TATTTTGACATCAAGGCACCGTATTTTTACGTTTCGTTAAATTTGTCTTATTTCGTCCATAAAAAGAGAACGTAAGAAAATATGTactcgccgtaaaaaatattttatgttacgtaaaattatgaatgtaaaaacatagtgtaaaacatACATAAAATGTGATTTTTCTGATCTTATAACCTATATTTTTGCTTTTTTATACCAAATGTTACATATTGAATCAATATGCATGTAACTATTTATATTCTAAACGTAATTTATTTAGGAAGCGATCGTAAGATTaccgggtgaagaataacttattctgcacacTGGGTGATGAATAAGTTACACTAACTGATTTCTTATTTCTTATTCTATATTGTGTTAATTGTAGATATTGCTGGTGTAGTCATGTATGTGGGCCTAGTTGGCCATGACATAGATTCCCCCCTAGGCATGAGGGAAGTAGCAGTCATCGACGCTGGCATGCGAATTATCTTCCTACACATTTCCAAAGAACTAGCTGAACGTCATTGGAATGAACTTCTTTCTGCTGAAGCAAATGTTGGCTTAATCATGGCAACCTCTATGGAGGTTGATCAACTATCCAGTAAGTTTTTTCTTAAGAAGTATTGTACCCTTTCTGTGTCATGTTATTACTAACTTGAGAGTTGATAACAGAAACTCTTCTTAGCACGGGGACAACAACTTTATGCATACATAGCCTTTTCTTTCTGTTGTTGGACATTGAGATTTGCTTAATGACTTGTTTGGTGATCGAGTGTGTTACCTTTATTTTGATTACTGGTTTATATATTTATTGCGTATGgctacacgtgcattgcacgtgcatGCTTACTAGTGATTAGATAAGTATGATGTTACCATCTATATTACTCTCATTGTGGGTAGTCTCCGAGTGCTCATCGGGGCAAGACCCGTTTGCATACTATCATAAAGTGAGTGTTCCTACATTTATACGAGTGTCTGCGTTTGCACATTTTTTTTTCTAAGAAAAAAGGCTTATGGTCACTCCACACCATCAGATTACTAGTCACCAGCAAAAAAAAAAAATCCACTAAGCATGAAACATGGCAAAATCATTTATCTATGATGAAAGAAATGGGATCATCCTCCAAATAATAAGTAAGCAACCAAAAATGCTCGGTGTCGATGTATTTCTCTTTTGTAGGCACGAACCAGTGCCCTCCGGATccaaaaaaaaattaaaagaaaaagGTAACAACAACACAGGGAAAGAATGAATCAACAGCCGAGCATTCCGACGAACGGGACGGGAGTCGGGAGGCATTGATCGTCACGAAGGGTAGAGCGCCAAGAACTTGGGCGACAAGCACGGCGAGCTCCTCCAGATCCTGGAGTGCAGCTTGAGCACCTCGTGCGCCTTCTCTTTGGTCTTGACCCCGCACAGCTCGGACCGCAGCGCCAGGCACAGCTTGCCCACGACGCCGGCGTGCGCCATCTCCTGCAGCACGGCCGGCGTCGCTGCGTGCCGCGCGACGGACCTCAGCACGCGCACCGCCCGCTCGCTGGCCGCATCCGACACCCGCAGCACCTTCTTGCCCACCACGGCCACCCCCGCCGCGTGCGCCACCAGCTCCGCGCGCCCCTCGGCGCACGTGCACAGCCGGTCCAGCACGGCCAGCGCGAGCTCGCAGACCCGCCGCTCGGGCTCGTCCAGCAGCAGCTCCACGAGCGCCGGCACCGCGCCCGCGCCGACGATCTTGACGCGGTTCCGGCCGTACGGGCAGAGCGCGGAGAGCGCGTGGAGCGCCGCCTTGGTGGCGCGCGTCGAGACGCGGTCGCGGACCACGCGGATCACCTCGGCGAGGAGCTCCTGGTTCAGCCCGATCACCCAGGCCGGCACGGAGACGTCGGCCAGGGACCTCACGAGCCGCACGGCCTGCGCCCTCGACTGCAGGTTGGACGAGCGGAGCACGGCCGTCAGGGACTCCGCCAGGTTGCCGTGCCTGGACACAACGCGGACCAGCTCCTGCTCCGGGATCCGGAGCGACGCGAGGACCCCGACGGCCTCCTCCCGCGCCGTGGAGCAAGCGCTGGCGCCGGTGAGGACACGAGACAGCGCGTCGAAGACGCCATCCTGGGACTCCAGCATTGCCCTGGTGTCCTCGCACTCGGCCACCAACTCCCCCAGCTTCCTGAGCGCGCCGACCTGGGCCGCGGCGGCGTCGGAGAGCAGCGACGCGAGCTCGTCGCGGCGCACGGGCCTGAGCGCGGCCACCTCCCCCTCGACGTCGGAGCCGGGGGAGACGGACGCGACCCAGGAGCCGATGAGGCGGCGGAGGGTGTGGTTGGGCGTGAGCTGGAGCTCCGGCTCGAGCGGCTGGCGCGTGACGGGGCAGGTGCGCTGGCTGGCGCTGCACGCGGCCGGCGCAGCGGACGCGGCGAGCCAGCGCGAGATGGCGGCGCGGTCGTAGGAGATGCCGGTGGGCAGTGTCACCGGGTCGCGCATGAGCTGCAGCGAGATCGGGCAGAGGAAGTAGGACGGCACCTCGGCCGGGGGCGCGCCCGGCGCCGCCATGGCTGCTGCCATCTTCTCCGGAGCTGATTAGCTCGCCCGGCCGCAACAGGTTAGACGCGTCCGACGAAATGCGCCGCGGGTTGACGAAGTGCCTGTGGGGGCGCCGGAGCGGGATATATAGCAAGCCGGTCGGTGGCCCGTGGCCGGTGCGCGCGCGTCGGCAAGCTGGAGCTCTAGTTTATTCGCGCTAGCTAGCG from Triticum urartu cultivar G1812 chromosome 3, Tu2.1, whole genome shotgun sequence encodes:
- the LOC125548884 gene encoding E3 ubiquitin-protein ligase PUB23-like, which gives rise to MAAAMAAPGAPPAEVPSYFLCPISLQLMRDPVTLPTGISYDRAAISRWLAASAAPAACSASQRTCPVTRQPLEPELQLTPNHTLRRLIGSWVASVSPGSDVEGEVAALRPVRRDELASLLSDAAAAQVGALRKLGELVAECEDTRAMLESQDGVFDALSRVLTGASACSTAREEAVGVLASLRIPEQELVRVVSRHGNLAESLTAVLRSSNLQSRAQAVRLVRSLADVSVPAWVIGLNQELLAEVIRVVRDRVSTRATKAALHALSALCPYGRNRVKIVGAGAVPALVELLLDEPERRVCELALAVLDRLCTCAEGRAELVAHAAGVAVVGKKVLRVSDAASERAVRVLRSVARHAATPAVLQEMAHAGVVGKLCLALRSELCGVKTKEKAHEVLKLHSRIWRSSPCLSPKFLALYPS